Within the Culicoidibacter larvae genome, the region TGTAATATCGATAATTCATTAGTAAGCATTATCTCAGCCCTCCAAACTCTAATTTAGCCAGCAACAACTGGCACTGTTCTACGCTGAACATTCCTATGTGAGCCTCTTCTGCTGTGAGCCCCATAGTATCAGCAAGCCACTGATACGCCCCGCCTCTTGTCCAGCCGCCTCGCTTTTGCCAAAGCTTATCAAATTCCTTGTGGCACTTTCTCCGAAGTATACGCAGCTGTTGATTGGCCAGGGTACCGAGTGGGCGACCACCGCGCCCGTGTGTTCCAACGTACGCATCACAGTCAGGACAAGAGTACACATTTGTACCATAGTCAGTGCCATAAAACTCTTTACTCGAAAGAAGTTTCGCCTCGCTGCCACAGTACGGGCAGATTAACCTAAATTTTTGTGTCTCCATTAGGAACAACCTCCTAAAGTAAATAGGCTTAGTATCAATAAGACAAGGGTACAGATACCAGCAATCAATGCCAATACAATTATTACAAGGATAAGTATTGCGCCTACTGATGCTGTCTTATCAACTTTCTTTGAATAAGCCATTAGTACACCTCGCTCTCAATACTAAAGCCGATATCGCACTTAGTAACTCTCGGACAGCAACTTTTAATTCTTTTAGCTGTATTATCGGCACCTATGATTGTTTTGAATATTCTAGGCTGTGCACCTGTCCTTGGGTACCATTTCCCTAAACATTTGCCCACCCCTTTTCCTATTGCATATCCATCAAACTCACCATCTACATAAACCTTGATAACAAACATCGCAAACAACTCCTTTTATTTTTGATAAAATTTGGCTACAAAGCCATCAGCATTAAGCTCTAATCCTGGCGCCCATTTAATCGGCTGTGACATCAGCTCATAGGCTGACGCTAAAACCAAATCAGTCATTTGGTCTTCAACCTCACAGACAACCTCATCATGTACGTGCATGACAATAGGCGACTCGCTTCTATCAATGCGCAGCATCGCAACGCCTAAGCAATCCCGGGCTACAGCTTGGACAATATTCTCGACAAGCTTGCCGCCATACGTCCATTGTGTGGTCCAAATCTTCTTGGTTTGGTCCATACCCATATAGCAAAGTGCCAGCTTATCAAAGTTACCCCGCTTTAGTTCCGGTTTAACATAAGCCAATCGACGGCCACTAGGCAACTGGATAAACAGGATGCCTTTTTCGTAAATGAACGTAATGCCATACTGTATAGTTACTGGCCGGTGCTCACGTACTGCTTTAATTGCAGCAGTTTCTACCGTTTTCCAAAGTTTGACAATATTAGGACTAGATTTGCGCCAGGCGTCAACTAACTCCGGCAGCTCCTCTTCAGGTATGCCCATATCAAGGGCACCCATTGCGATAAGTGCGTGCTTCCCACCTTGGTATCCAAGGGCAAGCTCAGAAACTTTACCTTTTTGCCGTAGATCCTTTGT harbors:
- a CDS encoding zinc-finger-containing protein, which encodes METQKFRLICPYCGSEAKLLSSKEFYGTDYGTNVYSCPDCDAYVGTHGRGGRPLGTLANQQLRILRRKCHKEFDKLWQKRGGWTRGGAYQWLADTMGLTAEEAHIGMFSVEQCQLLLAKLEFGGLR